DNA sequence from the Liolophura sinensis isolate JHLJ2023 chromosome 1, CUHK_Ljap_v2, whole genome shotgun sequence genome:
TCAGAAAGGTGTATGGCATCCTGATGTGCCAGCTGCTTGTTACCATATCCATCATGAGCCTGTTTATTTATGTGTGAGTATGACTGAAATATCTGAAAACATGTATTGATACCCAAAACCttgttgaaaattgtttttcatgCCACATGGCAATGTTAACCACATATATGTGTAGGTGTCATCAACCAAACACTTGTCATGTTTTAGagtggttttattttcttcttgatCTCAAAATGGTTTAGATGTAAAATGTAGGTGACTTTATTTAACTTGATGAAAAAGATGAGCAAGTAGTAGTATGCATGACGGGGTTCTGGAGCACACCGGCCTTGGCTCCGCCCCACCCCCTTGGGCGAGCCCCCAACCCACGTTCAACCCCATAGGGCAACACATAAGGCCCCACGTACATAACTAATTGCCACGAAAACTTACGTAGAGAGACTGGCTCCGATGTACATAACTTGTATATTCAAAATTCACCCACACACCACCAACCTAGAGAGCATATACCTTAGGTATacactacatgcatacattctGGCATGAATCTTAAGGATGAAGCCCGCAAGGCTGCTCTGCGACCGCTTTTGTGAGTTGATCACAGTTTTCCATCCACTGGAAGCTACCTGTTTGCAGTGGCTGGCTCATAGCCCAGCCGTACTGGTTGTTGGCGTCGAGGTAGAGAATGTGGCTGCTCGGCTTCTCAGGGTTATAACTCTCTACCAGGGGATTGTTTGCCTGGACATGCCGTTTGGACACCATGGAGATGCCACATTCCTTTCTCGATGAAAAGATGCTGGTCATAATCTGTGAACAGCTCAAGCTGCACTCCTGTCTTCTTGAGCAGAGCATCCCAAGACAAGCCGGGGCTGGTGTAGTAGTGGACGGGGTCAGGGTGGTACTGCCTCAGGGCGGTACCGCCTCAGGGCCCTACTGCCTCAGGGCCGTACTGCCTCAGGGCCCTACTGCCTCAGGACCGTACTGCCTTAGGGCCCTACTGCCTCAGGCAGGTCTTCCAAAAAGTCTCAAAGACATCCGCCAGCAGTAGGACATCAGTGCAGTTGTAGAGGTCATGGTAGTCCCCTAGAGTCGTGCATGGGCATAATGCTTATTGCCGATGAGTCCATGTACTCGTATAGGTAGATGCCTTTTTGCATAAAAGCTCTTGCCACCGCTAGTTTGATTCATACTGGGCCTTGATTTGGAATGTCCCTGGCTGGTTGGCTGTGACCAGCTTGTCGAGCGATGCCAGCAGGAACTGTGTACTGTCAATAAAGTGTAGCAGCCAGAGAGGAGATGTACTTCTCCGTGTTGTTCGGGATGCCGGAGGTCCGACCTTCATCAGCAGGTGGGAGTCATAACCCCACAGATTGTGGAAGACCACTGGAATGTTGGTGGTTTTTGGGCTTAGTCGCAGCTTCAGTTTGTAGGCGTTGTGACTGGCACCCAGGTTTTTTTCCTGTGATGTGGCAGTGGTCACACTGGAGCCCAGCCAACTACAAGTGACTTTTCACAgacatggcaggtcgtggaggTGTTGTAAGCTTGCCAGTCCTGTTATGTCATCCTCATGGCCTTTGGGTTACCCAACACCGTCTTGATCTTGCGCTCCTCTTCCTGCAGTGCTTGAAAGAAATGTTCTGCTGCACTTGGGCCACAATATTCAGCTGGTGgctctgtctgtccatcacACCTCACCACGATGCTGTTGTGTTTTTCGGGTGTTGCTCTTTGTGGGATCCAGTTCTGGACCCTCGACCTTAGTACTGAAAGCCTCAAAGTCTGCGTAGATAATGTAAGGGGCCGACAGCTGTTTATGGTCTTTCTGGATGGCTAACTTGTTTTTACCCTCTTCTTACCATCTCTACCTTCACAGCGGTCTTGACGATACCTTTACTCTCTGGCTTGTGTGCCTCCAGCAGGTCCTCCCTGGTGTAGCCGTGCAGGCAACGCTCGCAGAAGTGCTTTCGCTCCCGGTGCTTGCTCTGGTCATTGAGCAAGCGGTTAAGGTCCTTGACCCAGGTGTAGTGGACTTATCTGGCATTCTCAATCAACAGCAGGTTGATCCAGGGCAAGCCCCCTGACTGTTTGCTGATATGATCATGCCTTTGTCCCACCCGAAGACGTTTATAGCCAAGTTGTTCTGGCACTTGACTTTTGGGATCTGTGAGTTGGGTGTTGGGACGTCGATCCCTTTGAAGTTGAGGTTATCGTCGTTTGGGTACTTGGTGGGCCTCTGTGGGTCTTTGGCTGCAGGAAACATCCGAGGCAGTGGTCGTCCTTCTTGTTCTTGTTGACGACCGCCTGCGTTTTCCTTATAGCTGTTGGAAGAAGGATGTAAGGTCCACCTCTCAGCGGCTGGTACCGAGTGATGTCCAGCCATAGAGCTTCCACTCAATCGACGATCCATCCTGACTTTCTCTGCGTCCATTCCTCAAGGGTGAGGGAAGGCTTTGTCCAGGGCCTCCCCTGATCTCCCCTACCTCGAGCACAGCCTCCTGCTTGTGGCGGAGGACTGGGGCTGCGAACTCTTCTCCTCCATCTGGACTGGCTTTGCGGCGCTGGACTTCGAGGGCGAGCTGAAATTTAACATCATGAAGGGCTTGTATGTCTTCTTCGAGCTTTGCCCAGTTCTGGGGGCGCACCCCTTCAAGGAAAGCTCTAGGGTCTACACGGTGCAAATGACCTTCAGGCGCGTTCATCTGCCAGCCACGGAGATACTTTCTGATTGAGTCTGGAGGAACGTGAGCTCATCTACTTTGACATCCTCAAACAGCTCTAGAACGTCCTTCTGGTAGTTGGCAGTCATTCTCCATGTTTTGGAGGGAGGGATTGGGTCAAATTCTTCCTCAATAGCCTTTCTCTTTCTACCCCTCTTCTTGTGTGGTACGGGGAAAGGTCGATATTTCCCAGGCTGTACAGGGTTTAGCAGGCCTCAGGAATGGGCTCATCCAGGATGTTTTGGAGAGTCGGATTTTCTGGCATCTCTGCCAAGAGCTGATCGATGTATTCGTCCATGGTCGCTGGATGGATATACCTTACAACCGCTGCTCTCTAAATGGGAATTTCAATGGTGGCCAGGCTTGCAAACTTCTCTGCAAACTTCTTTCTCTGCAAACACGCCTTTGATTGACCCTATTTTGCACCTTGTGGTACCCACATGCTTGGCAGAGTTGATACTCGTTTCTAACACCTATTCCACACACTTAACATGGCTGTGTACCATGGCTTTTCCTTAACCTGGCGAGTAGAACCCTACAGAAATCCCCAAGTTAGACCTTACCAGAGAGATTGAAAGAGCCACACTTTAGCCACTTGCATGTGTTGTGTCTATTAGGCATGCTGATTGTATGTCTACATCTGCAGTAGTCAGCAGTGTCTAAACCCCCCAGCTCGGTGAGGTAGGTGTATAACCTGCCGTGGTGAACTTTACATAACTCCCCATAGCGGCAATGACAACAGAAAGGGCCACACTCGCATGTCTTGTGTCCCTTAGGCATGCTGTTTGTATGGGTATATCCACAATAGTCAGAAATATCTAAATGGGGCTGGCAAGGGTGGGTGAATTTTGCATATACTAGTTATGAACATCGGAGTGCCTCTGTCTACATAACTATTGGCCCAAAAACTTATGTTACTTTTGTAGCAAGTAGTTATGTATGCGGGGCCTTATGTGCTTGCCCTATGGGGTTGAACATGGGTTGGGGGCTTGCCCAAGGGGGTGGGGCGGGGCCAAGTTGGGTGTGTGCCCCTTCACGTATACTACTCCAGTTGGATTTGCAATACAGACTTGGTTTTACCTAGTTTCAGTCTGTTTATGTCTCCTCTCCTTGcttattattaaaacattaatattttttcacttcCATTTCAGTGAGGCCGTGAAAGAATATTCAAGACAGAATCCATGGATGTGGATTTTGGCATGGTAAAGTTGAATCAATTTTTGTTGAGAGAGTTCTTCCTTATTTACAGATTTGATGTGTAAGATTTGCTTGAAATCAGATTGTTTCTACCGAGTACCatctattatttttttatataccaaGCATGTGACTTTTCTGCAGATTGAGGGATTTccgctttttttttgttgaagcTTTGGGGGGTTGTTTTTGAGATCTGTGTAGATCCGGGAGAAATTTGTTGGGGTTGGGGGGTTCGAACAAAGACTGAATCACCCAGGGAGGTTGACAAGGGCGTGAAAAACAAGTTCAGTTAAAGTTGACTAAAGTGCCAAGTGCACATTGAGGTCAATGGATGGAAGATAGAGCAAAAGCTGGGCGATTTTACAGGAACATTCAATGACTCACAGACGATCTTGGATGCTGAGCTGCCAGGTACTCTTGCATTTTTCCAAAAGTTATGGTGAtacaaatattcagttttattatgcACCACATCTGGCTTCTGATTCTCTTTCTTAATGTAACAATTACAATTCGGTACACTTTGCCTAGGGGGGGCCTTTGCCCCTCTGAACTCCCTATTAGGGCATCGCCCTGGACCTACAGGGGACCCTTGGCCCCCAacttttcctctttttttatCCAATGTATGTCTCATGCCTGTTATCcaaaattttgtggtttttgaATAAGGAGGTTTTTTACAGGTACATTTTATTTGGGTGGTGATAATGttgattacatatatttatgaccTAGCTAGCATTGTATCTTCATTGATGTGTTTGTCAGATGTGGGAAAGCTCATTAATAATGTGCTAATGAGTGGGGATTTAGACCGGTTACTCCGGCATCCTCCACACCATAAAACTGTCTGTTCTTGTATCAGTCAAAAGTTCATGAGCATGGcattataaaacaacaatcaaataaataaataaataaatagaaggtGTTttttagtcatacatgtatctaaaagaCATTCATCCTTATTTTTCTCTTCAGTGTAATGACATTTGTTTCCCTGATTGTTCTGGCATGTTGCCCAGATGTGCGACGGAAATCTCCCACCAATTTCATCTTTTTGTCCATATTTGTAAGTAAAAACtcttttattttctgtacagtTGTTATTGTTATCACATGTCGTAGTTTTATAGTCAGACAAAAATTGTGCTAAAACAAGAAAGGTGTTTTCTCAGGGGAGCAACATGTCATTCATAGCTAAGAAATGACCTCAAGATTCTACTGTTCTTATACCGACCTTCAAATGATCAGACTTGAGAGGTATCAAAAGTtataaaatgtttgcttttaCACTTTTGTATGAATTCTTGCCTCTTTCATGTAACATAGACTACAGATAATTATACTACATTGACACAGTTGTAATTGCTATTTTGGTTGTTATTGCAGACCCTCTGTGAAGCTTTCCTCCTTGGATCAGTGGCAAGGTAATAATGTATTTATGAAGGAATCGGTCTAGTTAATACATTCCCACAGACTCTAcgcggtttcctccacacttaATGCCGGCTACCATCAGatattttatgtttgatttatttgctcGGTGTtatatgccatactgaagactatttcacttatatggggCCCCtatcagataagtgaaatacccttgagTCCACATAAAATACTtatcagatagataaataaataaatctggctGTAACAGAGTACAGTATTTTTCTGTATTGTCTTGTTGACAGCTAAGGCTATTCATTCCAAGATGAACAAGAAGCCAGATCaggttgttctttttttttgtatgattaACCTGAATGATACAGTATCATTATAAGTGAATGTCATCGTGGAAAGAGCAAAAACTTGAAAGTTGAAGCATTATGCCCCCAACTGCACAGTGTTAAATGAAGATAGTTTTCCTTTCAGGACAATAGCCCAGCACCTCTCCTTCATTATTACGTGGCTCCCCCCTTCAGTCTTGGTGTTCTTAaaagccttggtgacagtaaacaATGGACAGACCACATGGACGGGGCATTTTACATAATTATACATTGATGTAAGACCACAAGTTTGTCTTCCACCGGTATGGTGTGCAAGTATATTagccacatgtgggaaagtttgccttTATCCTGCCcatggttggtggtttactccataAACTCCCGTTTCCTCTGCCCAGAAAACTGATAGCTGTTGTAGAAGAGAAAAcgtcttgagtgtggcatttaATGAAAATCAATGAGTTAATCATTATAACATGCTTTATTACAACACATGGTTCAGAGAGGACTGTTGGAAACATCTCCTAGTGTTTACACAACGTTGTTCTTTACATGTCTTTACTTGCTTACATTTCAGTAAAGAAAGTGGTCAAAGTTTGTGTCTTGTTTGATTATAATTCCTGGTATCATACCGATCTGGCTTGAGATCAAGACCCTGCATCACATATGTGTCTCCCTATGTTATGTATGTCACGAGGTATTGGAACTTCATCCAGCGGATACATTTATGATGAGTTATGTAGATCGTCTCCCAATGATGGCATTGAGATGAAGGAGAGGTGTAGTACAGTGACATTCAGCATCATGCATTGTGAAGACAGTAGACACTGGTAGGGTGATCAAAGTTGTGATTTTATTTGTCATGGGTGACTTTTCCTTTCTTCGTAGTTGCTATGATGCTGATGAAGTGATCATTGCTGTAGGGATAACAGCTGTAAGTACTAAATCATGACCAAATTcacttattttttgtttttgtgacaaGATGGCAGGAAcacatttataatgtacatacacaatagaggatattatattttgtatttgccTTAAAAATTTGCCTCCTAGGCAGTACATTTTAAGAGTCATGTAATATTACTTTTGGCATTGAGACTTAAGTTTtccacataaaatatattttaaaattagtCTTTCTAAGATTGACTTAACTTTCAGAATCGGAAAAAGTGAGTACCTTAGCCAGACTTGACTTTGAGATTTTTTTCCACCTAACTTGTCTTTCATTAAATCTGAGAGATGTGTGCTTCAGTGTATCATGGTTTTCCTTATTCTTGTTAATATGGAACTAgaaagtacgtgggaaggtctgccagcagcctgcaaatggttgtgggtttctcacAAGCTCAGCCCTGTTTACCCCTACGATAATGTttgccgccgtggtataagtgaactattctggagtacagcgtacaccaatcggataaataaataaataaataaccaggaAGCCGGTCACTTCCATTCTTTATGATCCTGTCCTAGACTCATAcagttaaaccataatcatgatcttgatggaaacatttaataaattttattgtcatttttgcACAGATTGTGGCTCTGGGGCTGACACTGTTTGCATTCCAGACTAAGGTAAGTTGGGTCAACCACATCTGACCATTCTCATCATATGTTCCAGATGTGAGGAGTTTTTTTTGTTCCAGATGTGAggagttttttttgtgaaacataAGATGTTTTAAGACCTAGTCACATGATACTTCAATTCTTTTGTACTACTCTATattgttgtacatatataatgagATAGAAGCTAGTAAATAGATTTTTTTGCTCATGGAAATTTAGAAATGAATCTGAAATTGCAAAAGGGCCTGGTACGAGTTATGCGACcttaaaagagatggttgctttaTAATAACACAGCGAAATTGCTCTCGCGATCAAAAATGccaattttttgtttaaatgtactGTGTGTTTATAATTTACACTATGAAGATCAATGGTAAGCAGAAACATGTCTACTGAAGCTTtcatatgtgtatttctttgtgctgacaaagttttgttttggcCATGGTGTGTCTTCATATGTGAAACATAAACTTATAAAGTGAtcaattttgttatattttggcaagtttaaaatctatGTTTCTGCCATCATCTATCAGGCATATTTCATAGCACAGTGAACTAACCAAGTCGCTGTGGAGAATAGGTTGCATCTGAAGGAAGAGTTTGAATCTTTGCTGGTTCCTTTTTTTTGTAtggggactccgtggctcagttggttagcacactagctctgcgcaatgacccaggagcctctcagcaatgcggtcgctgtgagttcaagtccagcttatgctggcttctccggccgtacgtgggaatgtccaccatcaacctgcagatggtcgtaggtttcccccgggctttgcccggtttcctcccaccataatgctggccgccgtcatataagtgaaatatttttgagtacggcgtaagacaccgatcaaataaataaataaatcctttttttgtttggaaacatGCTTTTGTGATAATAAAGATATAGGCCATCTTACATTAAATAAGTTATcttgaattagaatggataaatGTTGAGATGGTATTACACAACGTGTGGCAGCTATAATGAAATCATGTGAATCCTGGTTTCCAGGCACAAGTGATcatctagctatcattaacattaacacatTAGGCATAAcagaagtataaggctgaaagttacattttttatgtatttatttgattgggatataactgcgtgctcaagcatttttcagaaagttacatttgtggtaggGTGATTTCCCCCACTCCACAGTGtctaaatttaaaaagaaaaaagatatttcagtgttacTGGAGTGGGCTACCATTTTTTGAGTTTATGGAATATATTTCTCTTCATTGCATGCTTGGAGCTTTACAAGTCTCTTGTTTGCCAAATAATAGGAACAGAAGAGTAAAACCGAACCGAAAAAAGTAGTGGCCTTACGATTGCATCTGCAGTTTTCACTCATAGccatagtcagtttcgcttcttgggGTGCAGAGTTCCTTGCACTTGGACGAATTCTccaccttaccataccaggtcctttgaaaAATTATAGATGGTTTGGTACACCTGTAATCTAAATATGATGgaagcaaggtacatgtactgtgaaatGATGCAGGGTTTCTTAATGCATAAGTATTTACCTGCTTTCTAGAAATAATAGAtgtgtataaaaaaatgttttggagaaaGCTAACTTGTTTTGTTTGACTTTCAGTGGGACTTCACAATGTTTGGGGGAATCCTCTTGGTATTTTTGATTGTGCTCATCTGTTTTGGGATATTTGCTCTGATATTTCAGAACAAGGTAAGCATGTTTATAGGCTTCACTTGTCAGGTGCTTCATGAGGTAACACAACACCGTGTCAGGACACATTAAAGGCTAAATGTAGAAAGTGTTAGATACCTTATTTGTTGTGGTATGTATTCACTGGACAAGATACATGTGTTGAACAAATGGAGAAAACTGTGAAATAGCCAACCAGTAGAACTGTACAGACATCAGGTTGAGTTTTGTCATTTGAGTGCATGTACACAAGAGCCTGCATGCTGTATGTGTGGAGCTATCTGTTTGGAAGACACATATATCTTGGGATTCATGATGTAACTGAAGTTTATTAGgttgagaaaaaaatgattgaaaGCTTTTAATTTGCAGTGTAGAATTATGGAGTAATACTTTTGCctagaaagtgcattttttgatTCAAATGAATGTTGTAGAAATATAATTTAGAATTGACTCTTACATATTTCCAATAATATATCACCTTTGTTCCAGGGAATGTTCAGAATTCGGccaaatgagcaacttagttaTGGACAAAGTTTGACAtaatttaccatatatatatatatatacatgtgtaaaataaatatgtatacatctacatacagtgtatgtagttGTCTTGTTCCCCTAACCTGTATTAGTAAAACATTTGACATACATTATATGTAGTTGTCCCGTTCCCCTAACCTGTATTAGTAAAACATGTGACCATATTAAAACTATCATTTCAGGTTGTACGCATTGTCTATGCTGCTCTGGGGGCCCTCATCTTCTCATTTGTGAGTATAGTGGTACTGTATGAAAATGGTGAACAAACATGTATTGAGTGTCATTGAAAAGTGTGTCTATACGTtcaagtttacatgaacattatcAAGGACTGTCGCTTCTGTCATTTTATCTGTTTTCCAATACTTTATCTTACCTGCACATATTCGTGCCTTGCCCTGTGTGCGGCCCAATTTCCTCGCACCATATATAATGCTGgatgccattgtataagtgaaatattcttgagtatggcataaaacaccaaatagataaatgaataaagaagtCTTATCTGTGTTTATCAATGGTCTCAAGTAGATTGTATTACCTTTACTTTTCAACATGCtatcaagaatacatgtacgtggttgtcagttttaaaaGGTAactaaaggttttttttttttccagtaccTGGTTTTTGACACCCAGTTGATGATGGGAGGCCAGCACAAGTACTCTATCTCCCTGAAGAGTACATCTTCGCTGCCTTGAACCTCTACCTGGATGTCATCAATTTGTTCCTCTTCATCCTCAGTTTGGTGGGGGCC
Encoded proteins:
- the LOC135461591 gene encoding LOW QUALITY PROTEIN: protein lifeguard 1-like (The sequence of the model RefSeq protein was modified relative to this genomic sequence to represent the inferred CDS: inserted 1 base in 1 codon), yielding MYATESEGDKMEEGFNVGDFEFTEKTIRLGFIRKVYGILMCQLLVTISIMSLFIYVEAVKEYSRQNPWMWILACVMTFVSLIVLACCPDVRRKSPTNFIFLSIFTLCEAFLLGSVASCYDADEVIIAVGITAIVALGLTLFAFQTKWDFTMFGGILLVFLIVLICFGIFALIFQNKVVRIVYAALGALIFSFYLVFDTQLMMGGQHKYSIXPEEYIFAALNLYLDVINLFLFILSLVGASRN